CGCGCGGCACCAGCAGTTCGTTGTTCAACGTCCCGGTCTGCACCGTAACCTGCGCCGACATGCCGGGCTTCATCTTCTCGGTCAGTGTGCGGTCGAGCGTAAAGACGACGGTGAAGACTTTGGCTTTGGCCTGCCAACTGGCCTTGGCGGCGGTTTGCGAAATGTCTTTGACCGTGCCGGTGATTTCGATGTCGGGGTAACTGTCCAGCTTGACGCGCGCCTGATTGCCGACTGAAATTTTTGGGCCATCCACTTCGTTGACCTGGGCGACGACTTCCATCTCGGTCAAATCGGGCAATTGCACGACGGGCAAGCCGCCCCAGACGACGTCGCCGACTTGAATCTTGCGGCGTTCGTCCCAATGGTCGGTGTAAAGCACCATGCCGGCGGCGGGCGCTTTGACCTGCATTGCGCTCAAGCCGCTTTTGGCGAGGTTGAGCTGGTTTTCTGATTTTTGTTTCTCGATGGTTTTGACCTGCAACTCGGCGGCGAACTCACGTTTCTTCTGTTCGATCTTGGCGAGTTGGTTCTCGTATTCGGTTTTGGCTTTGTCGAGTGCGAATTGCTTTTCCTGATACTCGCGGCGCGGGACGACCTCGGCGGGCAGGCGGGCTTCGACTTTGGCTTTTTCGTAAGCGAGCCAGAGGCGGCTTAGCTCAACCTGGAAGTCACGCAATTGGCCTTCCTGCTGCGCGCTGGCCTTGATGATTTCATTCTCGGCGGCGACCAGCTTTTCCTCAGCATCTTTGATTTTGTTCAAGATGGAAGTGCTGTCGAGTTCGGCCAAGCGGTCGCCCGTTTTGACGAAAGCGCCTTCGGGCGGCAGCCAGGTGATCTTGGCCTCTTCGTTGGTGTCGGCGAAAACCGTGCGCGACCGTACCGCGCGCAATTCGCCGTCCAGCAGCAATTGTTTGTTGAGCGCGCCGCGTTTGATCGTCGCCAATTGAGGCGGCGGCGCTTCGGCACGCAAGAACGAAGGCATCTGCTGCCTCAGCAGATTTGTCGTGAACTGACGAGCGCGCAGAAACGCGGGCGTGAAGACGGCCAGCAGCAATAACAAGAGCAACACGAGGGCAGGCAACAGCCGCACAGGTATTTTCCGTCGCGCGGTTTTGGCATTGGCGGCAAGAGAAGCGACCGGCGGATCAGTGACCAAGCATTCACCTCCTGTCGTTACTACTGAGCAAGTCCAGCTTTCGTTGAAACACAAAATCCAAGGCACA
The Acidobacteriota bacterium DNA segment above includes these coding regions:
- a CDS encoding HlyD family efflux transporter periplasmic adaptor subunit: MVTDPPVASLAANAKTARRKIPVRLLPALVLLLLLLLAVFTPAFLRARQFTTNLLRQQMPSFLRAEAPPPQLATIKRGALNKQLLLDGELRAVRSRTVFADTNEEAKITWLPPEGAFVKTGDRLAELDSTSILNKIKDAEEKLVAAENEIIKASAQQEGQLRDFQVELSRLWLAYEKAKVEARLPAEVVPRREYQEKQFALDKAKTEYENQLAKIEQKKREFAAELQVKTIEKQKSENQLNLAKSGLSAMQVKAPAAGMVLYTDHWDERRKIQVGDVVWGGLPVVQLPDLTEMEVVAQVNEVDGPKISVGNQARVKLDSYPDIEITGTVKDISQTAAKASWQAKAKVFTVVFTLDRTLTEKMKPGMSAQVTVQTGTLNNELLVPRAAATFSGADSITVTRLEGEKEQRPLAVTILAADAFHYAVAANGALREGDHVLLRR